One Malaclemys terrapin pileata isolate rMalTer1 chromosome 7, rMalTer1.hap1, whole genome shotgun sequence genomic region harbors:
- the LOC128840277 gene encoding myb/SANT-like DNA-binding domain-containing protein 2: protein MQADNRKRAPAWTVREILDLIAVWGEDSVLAELRSKRRNAKTFEKISKGMMERGHNRDSDQCRVKVKELRQAYQKTKEANGRSGSEPRTCRFYAELHAILGGAATTTPPVFVDSGSGIVSSATPEDSANGVEEEEEEEDELAESTQHSILPNSQDLFLTLTEVPSQASQASTQDSDPMEGTSAAANSSSLPPPSRRLSR, encoded by the exons atgcaggctgataatcgaaaaagagcaccagcatggaccgtgagggagatactggatctgatcgctgtatggggagaggattcagtgcttgcagaacttcgttctaaaagacgaaatgcaaaaacttttgaaaaaatctccaagggcatgatggagagaggccacaatagggactcagatcagtgccgcgtgaaagtgaaggagctcagacaagcctatcaaaaaacaaaggaggcaaacggtcgctccgggtcagagccgcggacatgccgcttctacgccgagctgcatgcaattctagggggggctgccaccactaccccacctgtgttcgtggattctgggtcggggatagtctcatcagcgacgcctgaggattctgccaatggggtagaggaggaggaggaggaggaggatgagcttgcagagagcacacagcactccattctccccaacagccaggatctttttctcaccctgactgaagtaccctcccaagcctcccaagccagtacccaagactctgaccccatggaagggacctcag cagctgcaaattcctcaagcctcccccctccatcccgaaggttatcacgaTAA